A window of the Zeugodacus cucurbitae isolate PBARC_wt_2022May chromosome 2, idZeuCucr1.2, whole genome shotgun sequence genome harbors these coding sequences:
- the LOC105219860 gene encoding LOW QUALITY PROTEIN: carbonic anhydrase 2 (The sequence of the model RefSeq protein was modified relative to this genomic sequence to represent the inferred CDS: inserted 1 base in 1 codon), whose amino-acid sequence MVLNKPLFLLLHILAARQVTNPNPPQWDYRDTTRWNADYPTCGGRQQSPINLDHYTSIGSLKPALKFRNYAQPFARQLTLVNNGHTADITLPETVRGPRPTISGGLLDGVYEAQSLHFHWGAXGNPRGSEHTVNGYRYDVELHIVHKNMKYGNAEEAMQRPDGLAVLAIMINIVDFPNTYYPGLNRVFNSLPYVRVADTNTTIPSQLSLNHFLGDVDTRNFYAYQGSLTTPPCSEAVTWHVFPRPLLISRELIKKFFELRQQNGTPLWNNYRPLQALNRRPVYRRKGGF is encoded by the exons ATGGTGTTGAATAAACCGTTATTTCTGCTACTGCACATTTTGGCTG CGCGTCAAGTAACGAATCCAAATCCACCACAGTGGGATTATCGTGATACAACTAGATGGAACGCAGATTATCCAACTTGTGGCGGGAGACAACAGTCGCCGATCAATTTGGATCATTATACC TCGATTGGATCGCTTAAGCCGGCTTTGAAGTTCAGAAACTATGCGCAACCGTTCGCTAGACAACTCACGCTCGTCAATAACGGGCATACAG CTGATATTACACTGCCAGAGACTGTGCGTGGACCACGGCCCACCATTTCAGGTGGTCTGTTGGATGGCGTCTACGAAGCACAGTCGTTACATTTTCATTGGGGTG ATGGTAATCCTCGTGGTTCGGAGCACACCGTCAATGGTTACCGTTACGATGTTGAGCTTCATATTgtgcataaaaatatgaaatatggcaATGCGGAGGAGGCGATGCAGCGTCCAGACGGTTTGGCCGTGTTGGCAATTATGATTAATATTGTGGAT TTTCCAAATACATATTATCCTGGACTGAATAGGGTTTTCAATAGTTTACCTTACGTGCGGGTGGCCGACACAAATACAACCATACCTTCGCAACTTAGCTTGAATCACTTCTTGGGCGATGTGGATACGAGAAACTTTTACGCCTACCAAG GTTCACTTACCACACCACCCTGTTCGGAAGCGGTTACCTGGCACGTTTTTCCCAGACCACTTTTGATCTCACGTGAATTG ATTAAAAAGTTCTTCGAACTGAGACAGCAAAATGGTACACCGTTATGGAATAACTATCGCCCGTTGCAAGCGTTGAATAGACGTCCGGTTTATCGACGAAAAGGTGGTTTTTAG